Proteins encoded by one window of Mercenaria mercenaria strain notata chromosome 4, MADL_Memer_1, whole genome shotgun sequence:
- the LOC123558578 gene encoding uncharacterized protein LOC123558578, producing the protein MCKPDSPFFLTPNDKPQRCWFKKTPLGINKLYNIMRDMKAEAGIENPRITPYSSRKHLVQTLNDAGVPANQIMQISGHKNVNSINNYSKINNDQSRNISKILSNQRNETNLQTQGSGAASAPEPWTGPFGSNRSRSLFASSTFHGPVTFNFHSTSVSETLSQMSTVNVGRSNATAEESVSNMLDSPVATARPFKRIRMIPESDSD; encoded by the exons ATGTGCAAACCTGACAGCCCATTCTTCCTTACACCAAATGATAAACCACAGAGATGCTGGTTCAAAAAAACCCCACTTggaataaataaactttacaacATTATGAGAGACATGAAGGCTGAAGCAGGAATTGAAAATCCCAGAATAACGCCTTACAG ctccagAAAACATCTGGTTCAAACTCTAAACGATGCTGGGGTCCCTGCCAACCAAATCATGCAAATTTCTGGTCACAAGAATGTGAATTCTATAAACAACTACAGTAAAATCAACAACGACCAGtcgagaaatatttctaaaatactgtCGAATCAGAGAAATGAAACCAACCTTCAAACTCAAGGAAGTGGTGCTGCCAGTGCTCCGGAGCCATGGACTGGGCCTTTCGGATCCAATCGCTCTCGCAGTCTTTTTGCAAGCAGCACTTTCCACGGACCTGTGACTTTCAATTTCCACAGTACATCTGTATCGGAAACACTGTCACAAATGTCCACAGTTAACGTAGGCCGAAGTAATGCAACTGCTGAAGAGTCCGTTTCCAACATGCTCGATTCGCCAGTTGCCACTGCCAGACCATTCAAACGAATAAGAATGATTCCAGAAAGTGACAGTGACTAA